Below is a genomic region from Candidatus Acidulodesulfobacterium acidiphilum.
CGGCAAACTTATATCGGAAGAAAAGGTAATAATAGCGGGCGAAGAATCTTCGGGACTTACGGTAATCGGGCATACGCCGGATAAAGACGGAATTTATACCTGCCTTTTGGTTTTGGAAATGCTTGCTTACTACAAAAAACCCCTTAAAGTATTGGTAAAAGAACTTCTTGAAAAATTTGGGCCGATATTTACTAAAAGAATTAACGTACCGGTTAATAAAGAAAAGTTCAAAGCCGAAATAGACGAAAAAATGGAAAAATTTCCGAACGTTTTTAAAGGCAGGAAAGTTACCGGAAAAAACGTTACCGACGGATATAAAGTATTCTTCGACGACGATTCATGGCTCTTAGCAAGGCTCTCCGGAACGGAAGACCTGATGCGCATATACGGAGAAGCCGACACCGAACAAAATCTCGACGTCCTGATAAGCGCTTTTCAGGAGTACCTTATATAGCTATGGTGCCAGAATTCGATTCCTGTGCCATTACAAAATGTAAACGAAAAATTAAAATTTAAAAGGATTAAATTTAATGAAATTTTATACGATACCTGCCGGACCTTTTGAAGTAAATACTTATATAGTATTCGACGATAATGCGGCAAAAACCGCAAACAAAAAAAAAGAAGGATTTATAATAGACCCGGGCGGACAGGAAAAGAAAATAGAAAAAATAATCAAAGACGAAAATATCGATTTAAAATTTATACTTAATACCCACTGCCATATAGACCATGTTTTAATGGATAATTATTTTAAAGAAAAATACGGAATCGATATAATAGCGGCGAAAGAAGAAGAGTATATACTTCAAAACTTGGAAGAGCAGGCGGAATATCTTGGTTTTGAATATACGGGAGACGTCGTAATAGACAGGTATTTAAAAGACGGCGAAATTATAGAAACCGAAGGCATTAAAATCCTTCCTATTTTTACCCCGGGACATTCCCCCGGCGGCGTCTCGTTTTTGATAAACGATACGCATCTTTTCAGCGGCGATACGCTTTTTAGAAATACCGTGGGAAGAACCGATATTTTGGGCGGCTCTTCGGAACAGTTAATAGGTTCGATTAAAAATAAACTTATGGTCTTAGACGATACCTTAAAGGTTTATCCGGGTCACGGCGAACCCACTACTATAGGATACGAAAGAAAGTTTAATCCTTATTTATTATAGGAGGAAAAGGCGTCAGATTTTATTTTCCGCATATGCAAAGGTGAATTAATCTGATACTTTTTCCTAAAAATTTATTCCATTTAAACGATGAGTCTAAATAACAAAAATATTTTGCTCTGCGTTACCGGTTCCATAGCCTGTTATAAAAGCATTGACCTATACAGGAGACTTAAAAAAGCCGGCGCAAAAGTAAAAATTGTCGTCAGCGACGCAGCTGCAAAATTTATCTCGCCTTATATTTTTGAATCTTTCGGCGAAGATGTTTTTGAAGACGATGCTTTTAAAAGCCCTCTTTCGCATATCGATTTGTCAAAATTTGCCGATATTATACTTATAGCTCCAGCGACTTATAATACGATAAACAAAATAGCCGCCGGCATAGCCGATACGCTCATTACTTTAACGGTTGCGGCGGCGCCTGAAAAGCCCAAACTTATCGTTCCGGCTATGAATCCTAATATGTACGCCAATAAAATATTAAAAGAAAACCTTAAAAAACTCTGCGCATTAAATTTTTATTTAATTTCCCCCGCGACCGGCTCCGCCGCCTGTGGCGATTTCGGCGAAGGCAGGTTTCCAGAAATAGACGATATTATTTTCGACGTCGAATCCGTTCTTAAAGAAAAAAAGCTGAAAGGCAAAAAAGTGCTGGTTACTGCCGGCGCCACGAGGGAATATTTGGATCCCGTAAGGTTTATGTCCAACGGTTCAAGCGGAAAAATGGGCATAAGCTTAGCGAATGCCGCGCTTAAAGCGGGAGCGGAAGTAACGCTTATCGCCCTTAATATAGGAAACGAAGGTATTGCTAACGTTAGCGTCAACGGTAACGCTAAATACATAAATCACCGCATAAAGGTTATAAACCGC
It encodes:
- a CDS encoding MBL fold metallo-hydrolase; this translates as MKFYTIPAGPFEVNTYIVFDDNAAKTANKKKEGFIIDPGGQEKKIEKIIKDENIDLKFILNTHCHIDHVLMDNYFKEKYGIDIIAAKEEEYILQNLEEQAEYLGFEYTGDVVIDRYLKDGEIIETEGIKILPIFTPGHSPGGVSFLINDTHLFSGDTLFRNTVGRTDILGGSSEQLIGSIKNKLMVLDDTLKVYPGHGEPTTIGYERKFNPYLL
- the coaBC gene encoding bifunctional phosphopantothenoylcysteine decarboxylase/phosphopantothenate--cysteine ligase CoaBC, which translates into the protein MSLNNKNILLCVTGSIACYKSIDLYRRLKKAGAKVKIVVSDAAAKFISPYIFESFGEDVFEDDAFKSPLSHIDLSKFADIILIAPATYNTINKIAAGIADTLITLTVAAAPEKPKLIVPAMNPNMYANKILKENLKKLCALNFYLISPATGSAACGDFGEGRFPEIDDIIFDVESVLKEKKLKGKKVLVTAGATREYLDPVRFMSNGSSGKMGISLANAALKAGAEVTLIALNIGNEGIANVSVNGNAKYINHRIKVINRSDFAGLKEALLAEFKNTDILFMAAAVSDYSFKEKSPVKIKKSDMKRISDNIETSDEKNYDTGNSTPPTLKIELIQNEDLLKAVSKIKKDGQTVFGFAAETDSAIENGRKKLSEKSLDYIFVNDVSKDIIGSDENEGFLINKSGEIKNFKRESKESLAEKLIDEIS